In Paenibacillus sonchi, a single genomic region encodes these proteins:
- a CDS encoding LacI family DNA-binding transcriptional regulator, whose product MKPTIRDVAKMAEVSISTVSRVMNAPQTVVESKRSRVIEAIEKLKYQPNAFARGLIYKKSNTLGLLIPDIENLYFAGVIRGCRMPALSWATV is encoded by the coding sequence ATGAAGCCAACAATCAGAGATGTCGCCAAAATGGCAGAGGTGTCGATCAGCACCGTGTCGCGTGTGATGAATGCACCCCAGACTGTAGTAGAGAGCAAGCGCAGCCGTGTAATCGAAGCCATTGAGAAGCTGAAGTATCAGCCGAATGCTTTTGCCAGGGGGTTGATTTACAAGAAATCCAATACACTGGGACTGCTTATACCTGATATTGAGAACCTTTACTTTGCCGGAGTGATCCGGGGATGCAGGATGCCTGCATTAAGCTGGGCTACAGTCTGA
- a CDS encoding LLM class flavin-dependent oxidoreductase, which produces MKKLQDIPFSVLDLAPIVEGGTAADSFHNTLDLARHAEAWGYHRYWLAEHHNMPGIASSATSLVISHVAAGTKSIRVGSGGIMLSNHAPLMIAEQFGTLESLYPGRIDLGLGRAPGSDQAAARAMRRGLGQDGSEFPEQLSELRAYFDPDGAGSRPLGVRAVPGEGLNVPIWLLGSSGFSAQLAGQLGLPFAFASHFAPDYLLPALHLYRTSFKPSAVLDKPHVMVGLGITAAETTEQARWLATSQQQQFLNIIRGRTGKLQPPVDSMEGLWSPQEKAMLLSKQLYSIAGDQAAIKERLLQIVEETQADEFIVASQIYDHSARLHSYELVAELVKGS; this is translated from the coding sequence GTGAAAAAACTGCAGGATATTCCGTTTTCCGTACTGGATCTGGCCCCCATTGTGGAGGGGGGAACGGCAGCGGACTCTTTTCATAACACGCTGGATCTGGCCCGCCATGCCGAGGCTTGGGGCTATCACCGCTACTGGCTCGCGGAGCATCATAATATGCCGGGCATAGCCAGCTCCGCCACTTCGCTAGTGATTAGCCACGTGGCTGCAGGCACCAAGAGCATCCGCGTAGGGTCAGGAGGCATCATGCTCTCCAACCATGCGCCGCTGATGATTGCCGAGCAATTCGGCACGCTCGAATCTCTTTATCCCGGCCGTATCGACCTCGGGCTGGGCCGGGCTCCCGGCTCTGACCAGGCAGCGGCCCGGGCCATGCGCCGCGGCCTGGGCCAGGACGGCAGCGAATTCCCTGAGCAGCTCAGCGAGCTAAGAGCTTACTTCGATCCGGACGGTGCCGGATCACGTCCGCTCGGCGTGCGCGCGGTACCCGGCGAAGGGCTGAATGTGCCCATCTGGCTGCTCGGCTCCAGTGGCTTCAGTGCCCAATTGGCGGGGCAGCTGGGTTTGCCCTTCGCTTTTGCCAGCCATTTCGCACCCGATTATCTGCTGCCTGCCCTACACCTGTACCGCACCAGCTTCAAGCCGTCGGCAGTGCTCGATAAACCGCATGTCATGGTGGGACTTGGCATCACGGCTGCCGAAACAACTGAGCAGGCCCGCTGGCTGGCCACCTCGCAGCAGCAGCAGTTTCTGAATATTATCCGCGGCCGGACCGGCAAGCTGCAGCCGCCGGTAGACAGCATGGAGGGACTGTGGTCCCCTCAGGAAAAAGCCATGCTGCTCAGCAAGCAGCTGTACTCCATCGCCGGAGATCAAGCGGCCATTAAAGAAAGGCTTTTGCAGATCGTGGAAGAAACACAGGCTGACGAATTCATTGTCGCCTCGCAGATTTACGACCATTCTGCACGCCTGCATTCCTATGAGCTTGTTGCCGAGTTGGTTAAGGGAAGCTAA
- a CDS encoding sortase yields MKKRSGLVIAVKLVFVLSLCVLLYSAFQILKAPIEARQALQEWEKKREEAPNLYHAEEEAPLPDGMATPLEGTAPSKPAYTIGDIIGEIYLPRLDKRIAIVEGTERPQLKKGAGHDPGSALIGAAGNSVLAGHRDTVFRGLGALQKDDLIEVETAEGRFIYSVTGSTIVDGDARGVIKQSDEAVLTLITCYPFTYVGSAPDRYLLSAVLLRKEPASLSRQP; encoded by the coding sequence ATGAAGAAGCGTTCCGGGCTGGTCATTGCCGTGAAGCTGGTCTTCGTACTCTCTTTGTGTGTCCTGCTCTATTCAGCCTTCCAAATCCTCAAAGCACCGATAGAAGCACGCCAAGCCTTGCAGGAATGGGAGAAAAAGAGGGAGGAAGCTCCCAATTTATACCATGCAGAGGAAGAAGCACCACTGCCTGACGGAATGGCCACTCCATTGGAGGGAACCGCTCCGTCCAAGCCCGCCTACACCATAGGCGACATTATTGGTGAAATTTATCTGCCCAGGCTGGATAAGCGGATTGCCATTGTGGAGGGCACAGAACGCCCGCAGCTGAAAAAGGGAGCCGGACATGATCCGGGCAGTGCCCTAATCGGCGCAGCCGGCAACAGTGTGCTGGCCGGCCACCGTGACACGGTGTTCCGGGGACTCGGTGCTTTGCAGAAAGATGATCTGATCGAGGTGGAGACTGCCGAAGGCAGATTCATCTATAGCGTTACAGGCAGCACAATTGTAGACGGGGACGCCAGAGGGGTTATCAAGCAGAGCGATGAGGCAGTACTCACGCTCATTACCTGCTATCCGTTTACCTATGTCGGCTCCGCACCGGACCGCTATCTGCTCTCAGCTGTTCTTCTCCGCAAAGAGCCTGCTTCTCTATCCCGGCAGCCCTAG
- the pepT gene encoding peptidase T translates to MKEKLIERFISYAQMDTQSNDDNEACPSTPGQMDLARKLEAELQELGLVEVTVDEHAYVMATLPANTDKEVPVIGFLAHLDTATDLTGAGVKPQLVENYDGKDIVLNKELDIVLSTESFPELAGYKGHTLITTDGTTLLGADNKAGIAEIMTAMAYLLEHPEIKHGKIRVAFTPDEEIGRGPHKFDVARFGASHAYTVDGGPLGELEYESFNAAGVKISFKGVNVHPGTAKGKMIHSAKIAMAFHLRLPSGEAPEFTEGYEGFYHLISMQGTAEQSKLQYIIRDFDREAFENRKAYIAAIVEEFQSTYGAENIVLEMKDQYYNMREKIEPVRHIVDIAQEAMENLGITPVIRPIRGGTDGSQLSYMGLPTPNIFTGGENFHGKFEYASVDVMLKAVQVIVEIAKLTEQKA, encoded by the coding sequence ATGAAGGAAAAGCTGATAGAGCGGTTTATTTCATATGCCCAAATGGACACCCAATCGAATGATGACAATGAAGCCTGCCCTTCCACACCCGGACAGATGGACCTGGCCCGCAAGCTGGAAGCTGAGCTGCAAGAGCTGGGGCTGGTGGAGGTTACCGTAGACGAGCATGCTTATGTCATGGCCACCTTGCCTGCCAATACCGACAAGGAGGTTCCTGTCATTGGCTTTCTCGCGCATCTGGATACCGCGACAGATCTCACCGGTGCGGGGGTGAAGCCGCAGCTTGTCGAGAACTATGACGGCAAGGATATTGTCCTCAATAAAGAGCTGGACATTGTACTCTCCACGGAAAGCTTCCCCGAGCTGGCCGGATATAAAGGCCACACCCTGATTACCACGGACGGGACAACCCTCCTGGGCGCGGACAACAAAGCGGGAATCGCTGAGATTATGACCGCCATGGCCTATCTGCTGGAGCATCCGGAAATCAAACACGGCAAAATCCGGGTGGCTTTTACCCCCGATGAGGAAATTGGGCGCGGACCGCATAAATTCGATGTCGCACGCTTCGGTGCTTCCCATGCCTACACCGTGGACGGCGGACCGCTCGGGGAACTGGAGTACGAAAGCTTCAACGCTGCCGGAGTCAAAATCAGCTTCAAAGGGGTGAATGTGCATCCCGGAACCGCCAAGGGTAAAATGATCCACTCCGCCAAAATCGCCATGGCGTTCCATCTCAGACTGCCGTCCGGTGAAGCCCCGGAATTCACTGAGGGCTATGAGGGCTTTTACCATCTGATCTCCATGCAGGGTACAGCGGAGCAGAGCAAGCTGCAGTATATCATCCGCGATTTTGACCGCGAGGCCTTTGAGAACCGCAAGGCGTATATCGCTGCAATTGTTGAGGAATTCCAGTCCACCTATGGGGCGGAGAATATCGTGCTGGAAATGAAGGATCAATACTATAATATGCGCGAAAAAATCGAGCCGGTGCGCCACATCGTCGACATCGCCCAGGAAGCCATGGAAAACCTCGGCATTACACCGGTGATCCGCCCGATCCGCGGCGGTACAGACGGTTCGCAGCTGTCGTATATGGGGCTGCCTACGCCGAATATTTTCACTGGCGGCGAGAACTTCCACGGCAAATTCGAGTACGCCTCGGTAGATGTCATGCTGAAGGCCGTTCAGGTTATAGTCGAGATTGCCAAGCTGACTGAACAGAAGGCCTAA
- a CDS encoding winged helix-turn-helix transcriptional regulator: protein MNIQRSRGAANSKDSQESLQSTLDLIGGKWKGVLLYHLISGTKRFNEIRRLCPEITQRMLSLQLRDLERGGLVHRKVYPQAPRKVEYSLTEWGRGLEAAILSIKSWGEAYREEFGKAPPQLPGYQSPSPAADPATKTDTNIPG, encoded by the coding sequence ATGAACATACAGCGGAGCCGCGGAGCAGCCAACTCAAAGGACAGCCAGGAGTCCCTTCAGAGCACACTTGATCTGATCGGCGGCAAGTGGAAGGGGGTCCTGCTCTATCATCTAATCAGCGGCACGAAGCGGTTCAATGAAATCCGCAGGCTGTGCCCGGAGATCACCCAACGGATGCTGTCGCTTCAGCTCAGAGATCTGGAACGGGGCGGCCTGGTTCACCGCAAGGTGTATCCGCAGGCTCCCCGGAAGGTGGAGTACTCGTTGACAGAGTGGGGCAGAGGTCTGGAAGCAGCCATTCTGAGCATCAAAAGCTGGGGCGAGGCCTACCGCGAGGAATTCGGCAAGGCGCCTCCTCAGCTTCCCGGGTACCAGTCTCCTTCTCCAGCCGCAGACCCGGCGACTAAAACGGACACAAATATCCCCGGCTAG
- a CDS encoding winged helix-turn-helix transcriptional regulator, whose product MATEIKDRINLKEINCEKELTLAVIGGKWKLIILWHLGLEGTKRFSELKKLIPHITQKMLTNQLRELEEDQLVFRQVYAEVPPRVEYSLTEYGQSLLPVLRMMYDWGKNYGENVIWKDIPPGER is encoded by the coding sequence TTGGCAACGGAGATTAAGGACCGCATTAACCTGAAGGAAATCAACTGTGAGAAGGAACTTACGCTTGCTGTCATCGGCGGGAAGTGGAAGCTGATTATTCTGTGGCATCTGGGCCTGGAAGGGACGAAACGCTTCAGTGAGCTGAAAAAGCTGATTCCCCATATCACCCAAAAAATGCTGACCAACCAGCTCCGCGAACTGGAGGAAGACCAGCTTGTATTCAGGCAAGTGTATGCGGAGGTTCCCCCGAGAGTAGAATACTCATTGACAGAATATGGCCAAAGTCTGCTGCCAGTGCTGCGCATGATGTATGACTGGGGCAAAAACTATGGCGAGAATGTAATCTGGAAGGACATCCCTCCCGGTGAACGGTAG
- a CDS encoding cupin domain-containing protein — MSKLGVWEPAEPGVKRCILNAAGSLMMMEVHFEEGAEGYEHSHPHEQMSYCLRGSFEFRIDGKKHKVRAGQSIAIPPNAKHGVTALEADSALLDAFTPIREDLLER; from the coding sequence ATGAGCAAATTGGGAGTATGGGAACCCGCAGAACCGGGAGTCAAACGCTGTATCCTGAATGCGGCAGGCAGTCTGATGATGATGGAGGTTCATTTCGAAGAGGGAGCCGAGGGGTATGAGCACAGCCATCCCCATGAGCAGATGAGCTACTGTCTGCGCGGAAGTTTCGAATTCCGCATTGACGGCAAGAAGCATAAGGTACGCGCAGGCCAGAGTATTGCCATACCGCCAAATGCCAAACATGGCGTAACCGCACTGGAAGCAGACTCAGCACTGCTCGATGCCTTCACGCCTATCCGTGAAGATTTGCTAGAGCGCTAG
- the hxlB gene encoding 6-phospho-3-hexuloisomerase, with product MNTFSYAQEIVNELQRSVAQLGAGEAEQMAELLLRSGRVFVAGAGRSGLMGRAFAMRLMHAGKDAYVVGETVTPGIGPGDVLVLGTGSGETASLLSMAVKARAVGAAVVAVTLSPESSIGLLADHVVKLPGAPKEQADGGRITIQPMASLFEQTLLLFYDAVILRIMEETGQTSTRMFGNHANLE from the coding sequence ATGAATACATTCAGCTATGCACAGGAAATTGTGAATGAGCTGCAGCGGTCGGTCGCGCAGCTCGGGGCAGGGGAGGCTGAGCAGATGGCGGAGCTGCTGCTGCGCTCCGGCCGGGTTTTTGTCGCAGGCGCCGGCCGCTCCGGGCTCATGGGCCGGGCCTTCGCCATGCGGCTGATGCATGCCGGAAAGGATGCCTATGTAGTCGGCGAAACGGTAACGCCGGGGATTGGACCGGGCGATGTGCTGGTGCTGGGCACCGGGTCCGGCGAGACGGCAAGCCTGCTGTCCATGGCAGTGAAGGCCCGGGCTGTGGGAGCCGCCGTTGTGGCGGTGACCCTCTCCCCGGAGTCGTCCATCGGACTGCTGGCCGATCATGTCGTCAAGCTGCCGGGTGCGCCCAAGGAGCAGGCGGACGGAGGCCGGATTACTATCCAGCCAATGGCCTCGCTGTTTGAGCAGACTCTGCTGCTCTTCTATGATGCCGTGATTCTGCGGATAATGGAAGAGACCGGCCAGACCTCCACCCGGATGTTCGGCAACCATGCGAATCTGGAATAA
- the hxlA gene encoding 3-hexulose-6-phosphate synthase, with amino-acid sequence MKLQLALDLVNIDGAKEIVSEVAGFIDIVEIGTPIVINEGLHAVKAIKEAFPALTVLADLKIMDAGGYEVMKAAEAGADIVTVLGVSDDSTIKGAVEEAKKSGREILVDLINVKDIAARAAEVDALGVDYVCVHSGYDHQAEGKNSFADLQAIKSVVKQAKTAIAGGIKLNTLPEVIAAGPDLVIVGGGITGESDQKAAAAEMKRLVSQA; translated from the coding sequence ATGAAGCTGCAATTAGCGCTGGACCTTGTAAATATTGATGGAGCCAAGGAAATTGTCTCGGAAGTCGCCGGATTTATTGATATCGTGGAGATCGGCACACCGATTGTCATTAATGAAGGCCTGCATGCTGTGAAGGCAATTAAGGAAGCCTTTCCGGCCCTGACCGTGCTGGCTGACCTGAAAATTATGGATGCCGGCGGGTACGAGGTGATGAAGGCGGCTGAAGCAGGCGCAGACATCGTAACCGTACTCGGCGTGTCTGACGACTCGACGATTAAAGGGGCCGTTGAGGAAGCGAAGAAAAGCGGCCGGGAAATTCTGGTGGACCTGATCAACGTCAAGGACATTGCGGCCAGAGCTGCCGAAGTAGACGCGCTCGGTGTGGATTATGTCTGCGTGCATTCCGGTTATGACCATCAGGCGGAGGGGAAAAACTCTTTTGCTGATTTGCAGGCCATCAAAAGTGTAGTGAAACAGGCCAAAACAGCGATTGCCGGCGGCATCAAGCTGAACACATTGCCTGAAGTGATTGCAGCCGGTCCTGATCTGGTCATCGTTGGCGGCGGGATTACCGGCGAAAGCGATCAGAAGGCAGCGGCGGCGGAAATGAAGCGCCTGGTCAGCCAAGCCTGA
- a CDS encoding MATE family efflux transporter: MNQTKHQEFNLVKLTWPIFLELFLFMLMGSVDTFMISSVSDDAVSGVGAANQIITMAILVLSVIGNGAAIVVSQYLGSRKPKEAAEVTGNAVTLNLAVGIILSTAMLVFGEALLRALNVTGDILIHAKVYIHIVGGGIFLQALINALATTIRTYGFTKQTMLVSLLMNLIHVAGNYLLIFGHFGLPALGVQGAAISTVASRLICLVIFFLLLYRIMEVRVKLAYYIHLSKKYVLQILKIGIPSAFESVIYQSCQLIFTLYITYLGAEAMATRQYALNISNYIYLFSVAVSMGTSIIVGHLVGARRPEEAYKRVFNSVKWALLVTVIIDAAVIFFRVPLMGLFTDNLEIIALGAQVILLSIFLETGRTCNLVIINSLRASGDAKFPVYMGLISMVCISLPLGYVLVFQLHLGLAGVWLATAVDEWLRAVIMYFRWKSRAWVKHRLIEHETAEPAAPTATPAH, encoded by the coding sequence ATGAACCAAACGAAACACCAGGAGTTTAATTTGGTTAAGCTGACCTGGCCTATTTTTCTGGAGCTGTTTCTCTTCATGCTGATGGGAAGTGTGGATACGTTCATGATCAGCTCCGTGTCTGATGATGCGGTGTCCGGCGTGGGCGCAGCCAATCAGATTATAACTATGGCTATACTCGTGCTCAGCGTGATCGGCAACGGGGCGGCCATTGTCGTTTCGCAATATCTCGGATCTAGGAAGCCCAAAGAGGCGGCGGAGGTCACGGGCAATGCCGTTACACTCAATCTGGCCGTAGGCATTATTCTTAGTACAGCCATGCTGGTCTTCGGGGAAGCGCTGCTGAGAGCGCTGAACGTGACAGGGGATATTCTCATCCATGCCAAGGTTTATATTCATATTGTCGGAGGCGGAATTTTCCTGCAGGCGCTGATCAATGCCCTGGCTACGACCATACGCACCTACGGATTCACCAAACAGACGATGCTGGTCTCCCTGCTGATGAATCTTATTCATGTAGCCGGCAACTATCTGCTGATCTTCGGTCATTTCGGTTTGCCTGCGCTGGGTGTACAGGGAGCGGCGATTTCTACAGTAGCCAGCCGTTTGATCTGCCTCGTTATTTTTTTCCTGCTGCTCTATAGAATTATGGAGGTGCGGGTGAAACTGGCTTATTACATTCATCTTTCCAAAAAATATGTGCTGCAAATTCTCAAGATCGGCATCCCGTCGGCTTTTGAATCGGTGATTTATCAATCCTGCCAGCTGATTTTCACCTTATATATTACGTATCTGGGCGCAGAGGCTATGGCCACCCGCCAGTATGCACTTAATATTTCTAACTATATTTATCTTTTCAGCGTAGCGGTATCTATGGGCACCTCGATTATCGTGGGGCATCTCGTCGGGGCAAGACGGCCGGAGGAGGCCTACAAGCGGGTGTTCAACAGTGTGAAGTGGGCGCTGCTTGTCACGGTCATCATTGATGCTGCCGTCATTTTCTTCCGCGTGCCGCTGATGGGGCTGTTCACGGATAATCTGGAGATTATCGCTTTGGGCGCACAGGTGATTCTGCTCAGTATTTTTCTGGAGACGGGCCGTACCTGCAACCTGGTCATTATCAACTCGCTGCGCGCTTCGGGCGATGCCAAATTCCCTGTCTATATGGGACTCATTTCGATGGTCTGCATCAGTCTGCCGCTCGGCTATGTGCTGGTGTTCCAGCTTCATCTGGGCCTGGCCGGAGTCTGGCTGGCTACCGCTGTTGACGAATGGCTCCGGGCGGTGATCATGTATTTCCGCTGGAAGAGCCGGGCTTGGGTGAAGCATCGCCTGATTGAACACGAGACGGCAGAGCCTGCTGCCCCAACCGCCACACCGGCGCATTGA
- a CDS encoding extracellular solute-binding protein, with protein MPRNKIIKNLVLMYMLGLVLSGCSGAGISTGSPANALASTGTQAQKVTITMMHLWPAGISAQQNKLVGQIIDEYQKDYPNVTIKQEVLENEQYKSKLKVLSASNELPDVGITWAAGFMEPYVKGGLFAPLDDVLGGEQLKEKFVPGTTEAFVVDGKTYALPIELNISPVYYNKDIFAKYNLQVPATYNEFKHVVKKLSDNGVAPIALGNKDRWTGSLWYMYLADRIAGSDTLKRATNGTGSFDDPGLIRAAVEVQTLVDMNAFNKGFNGLSNDEGKSEFVNEQAAMYLTGTWELPNFTTNPDIRQEFKDKVKFFKFPTVDGGKGDINSWVGGPGVGLFVAESSKVKEEAKAFVEYFVTKWGQDSVTTAGVIPATKVDTSNSELPHLYVDLLNELNHASSLTLFADVQMKPGAAQVHLDMIQALFGKAVTPEQFAAKHKEAIDKQN; from the coding sequence ATGCCAAGGAACAAGATAATCAAAAACCTGGTATTAATGTATATGCTGGGACTCGTTCTGTCAGGCTGCAGCGGGGCCGGGATCAGTACAGGCTCCCCGGCCAATGCCTTGGCATCCACTGGTACACAGGCACAGAAAGTTACCATTACAATGATGCATTTATGGCCGGCGGGAATCTCGGCCCAGCAGAATAAACTGGTTGGACAGATAATAGATGAATACCAAAAGGATTATCCGAACGTCACGATCAAGCAGGAAGTATTAGAAAACGAGCAGTACAAGAGCAAGCTGAAGGTGCTGTCGGCCTCCAACGAGCTGCCGGATGTAGGTATCACCTGGGCGGCGGGCTTCATGGAGCCTTATGTAAAAGGCGGATTGTTCGCCCCGCTGGATGATGTCCTGGGCGGTGAACAGCTTAAAGAAAAATTCGTTCCCGGTACTACCGAAGCTTTTGTGGTGGATGGCAAGACCTACGCCCTGCCCATCGAGCTGAATATCTCGCCGGTTTATTATAACAAAGACATTTTTGCTAAATACAATCTGCAAGTTCCGGCAACCTATAATGAATTCAAGCATGTTGTGAAAAAACTCTCCGATAACGGTGTAGCCCCGATCGCCTTGGGCAACAAAGACCGCTGGACCGGCTCGCTGTGGTACATGTATCTGGCTGACCGGATCGCGGGAAGCGATACCTTGAAGAGAGCGACGAATGGGACAGGCTCATTTGATGATCCGGGGCTGATCCGGGCGGCGGTTGAGGTGCAGACGCTGGTGGATATGAACGCCTTCAATAAGGGCTTTAACGGCTTGTCCAACGATGAAGGCAAGTCGGAGTTCGTGAATGAACAAGCGGCCATGTATTTGACAGGAACATGGGAGCTGCCTAACTTTACCACCAACCCGGATATCCGGCAGGAGTTCAAGGACAAGGTTAAATTCTTCAAGTTCCCTACTGTAGACGGCGGCAAAGGGGACATCAACAGTTGGGTGGGCGGACCCGGTGTGGGCCTGTTCGTAGCAGAATCCTCCAAGGTCAAGGAAGAAGCCAAAGCATTTGTCGAGTACTTTGTAACCAAGTGGGGACAGGATTCTGTAACCACCGCAGGCGTTATTCCGGCAACGAAAGTCGATACTTCAAATTCCGAGCTGCCGCACCTCTACGTGGATCTGCTTAACGAACTCAATCATGCCAGCAGCCTCACCCTGTTTGCGGATGTGCAGATGAAGCCAGGCGCCGCACAGGTCCACCTGGATATGATTCAGGCGCTGTTCGGCAAAGCGGTGACACCGGAGCAGTTCGCCGCCAAGCATAAAGAAGCGATAGACAAACAAAACTGA
- a CDS encoding response regulator: MNLGNRTILVVDDEPRTRQGIRQTLEVWAAGRYIVETAENGIDARERLLHGRVHLLITDVRMPEVSGLDLIRSLEGQVRKPVIIVISGYAEFDYVQQALRLGAVNYLLKPLDKEELVQVVEAALKQEEEQQRREKLEKLVDHKLLEIDPDTAGMGEPVKEALAYVEQHLHEQLTMAEVAGRIHLNASYFSVLFKEQTGVPFSEYLSRLRIQRAKELLLQTSLPIVEIGERVGYRTDKYFIKVFKSLEDMSPSRYRHQMKEGRSEI, translated from the coding sequence ATGAATCTGGGCAACAGAACGATTCTGGTCGTGGACGATGAGCCGAGAACGCGGCAGGGCATCAGGCAGACACTGGAGGTGTGGGCGGCTGGCCGGTATATCGTAGAAACGGCGGAGAATGGAATTGATGCGCGTGAGCGGCTGCTGCATGGGCGGGTACATCTGCTGATTACGGATGTCCGCATGCCTGAGGTCAGTGGACTGGATCTGATCCGCTCGCTGGAGGGGCAAGTGCGGAAGCCGGTCATTATTGTTATTTCCGGCTATGCTGAATTTGATTATGTGCAGCAGGCGCTTAGGCTGGGGGCGGTCAATTATCTGCTGAAGCCGCTGGACAAAGAGGAACTGGTGCAGGTAGTCGAAGCTGCTCTGAAGCAGGAAGAAGAGCAGCAGCGCCGCGAGAAGCTGGAAAAGCTGGTTGACCATAAGCTGCTGGAGATCGATCCCGATACAGCGGGGATGGGTGAGCCGGTAAAAGAAGCCCTGGCCTATGTGGAGCAGCATCTGCATGAGCAGCTGACCATGGCTGAGGTGGCCGGAAGGATTCACTTGAATGCGAGCTACTTCAGCGTGCTTTTCAAGGAGCAGACCGGAGTGCCGTTCAGCGAATATTTATCACGCCTGAGAATTCAGCGGGCCAAGGAGCTGCTGCTGCAGACCAGCTTGCCGATTGTAGAGATCGGTGAACGGGTGGGCTACCGTACGGATAAATATTTTATCAAGGTATTCAAGTCCCTGGAAGACATGAGTCCCAGCCGCTACCGCCATCAAATGAAGGAGGGTCGCAGCGAAATCTAA